The following coding sequences are from one Frigoribacterium sp. Leaf415 window:
- a CDS encoding ABC transporter substrate-binding protein gives MQRRTRFTRRATLGATVLVAALGLTACSGGGGASSDALTAKGPITIWYSNNEQEVTWGKAMVEAWNADHPDEQVKGQEIPAGKSSEEVIGAAITAGNAPCLVYNTAPSAVGQFQKQGGLVDLSSFDDGASYIEERSGDLAKQYQDADGKYYQLPWKSNPVMIFYNKDLFTKAGLDAENPDLSTYDDFLATSKTLVDAGVSKYAIHPAPTSEFFQSQFDFMPLYAAETGGTGLVEDGKATFADTAGEDVATFWRSLYEQGLAGQEQYTGDSFADGEAAMSIVGPWAVSVYEDVNWGAVPVPTKDGTSADETYTFSDAKNVGMYTACENQGTAWDFLKFSTSSDEDRALLETTGQMPIRTDLASTYSDYFDANPSYALFGDQAARTVEVPAGPNTVAELQAFRDAWSSSVIFGKGDVDSSLKDAADKIDELAAQG, from the coding sequence GCTTCACCCGCCGCGCCACCCTCGGCGCGACCGTCCTGGTCGCCGCCCTCGGCCTGACCGCCTGCTCCGGCGGCGGCGGAGCCTCGAGCGACGCCCTCACCGCCAAGGGCCCCATCACGATCTGGTACTCGAACAACGAGCAGGAGGTCACCTGGGGCAAGGCCATGGTCGAGGCCTGGAACGCCGACCACCCCGACGAGCAGGTCAAGGGTCAGGAGATCCCCGCCGGCAAGTCGAGCGAAGAGGTCATCGGTGCCGCCATCACGGCCGGCAACGCTCCCTGCCTCGTCTACAACACGGCCCCCAGCGCGGTCGGGCAGTTCCAGAAGCAGGGCGGCCTGGTCGACCTGTCGAGCTTCGACGACGGCGCGAGCTACATCGAGGAGCGCAGCGGCGACCTCGCGAAGCAGTACCAGGACGCCGACGGCAAGTACTACCAGCTGCCCTGGAAGTCGAACCCGGTGATGATCTTCTACAACAAGGACCTCTTCACGAAGGCCGGCCTCGACGCCGAGAACCCCGACCTGTCGACCTACGACGACTTCCTCGCGACGTCGAAGACCCTGGTCGACGCGGGCGTCTCGAAGTACGCCATCCACCCGGCGCCGACGAGCGAGTTCTTCCAGTCGCAGTTCGACTTCATGCCGCTCTACGCGGCCGAGACCGGCGGCACCGGCCTCGTCGAGGACGGCAAGGCGACCTTCGCCGACACCGCCGGCGAGGACGTCGCGACCTTCTGGCGCTCGCTCTACGAGCAGGGGCTGGCCGGTCAGGAGCAGTACACGGGCGACTCGTTCGCCGACGGCGAGGCCGCGATGTCGATCGTCGGGCCGTGGGCCGTGTCCGTCTACGAGGACGTCAACTGGGGTGCCGTGCCCGTCCCGACCAAGGACGGCACGAGTGCCGACGAGACCTACACGTTCAGCGACGCGAAGAACGTCGGCATGTACACGGCCTGCGAGAACCAGGGCACGGCGTGGGACTTCCTGAAGTTCTCGACCAGCAGCGACGAGGACCGCGCCCTGCTCGAGACCACGGGACAGATGCCGATCCGCACCGACCTGGCCTCGACCTACTCCGACTACTTCGACGCGAACCCCTCGTACGCGCTCTTCGGCGACCAGGCCGCCCGCACCGTCGAGGTGCCGGCCGGCCCGAACACCGTGGCCGAGCTGCAGGCTTTCCGCGACGCGTGGTCGAGCAGCGTGATCTTCGGCA